A single window of Candidatus Kapaibacterium thiocyanatum DNA harbors:
- a CDS encoding transcriptional regulator yields MPITVHLDAMMAKRKMSLNELSEKVGLTLANLSILKTGKAKAVRFSTLEAICEALDCQPGDILAYTEEEMPE; encoded by the coding sequence ATGCCGATAACCGTGCACCTCGATGCGATGATGGCGAAGCGGAAGATGTCGCTCAATGAACTGTCGGAGAAGGTCGGCCTGACGCTCGCCAATCTGTCCATTCTCAAGACAGGGAAGGCGAAGGCGGTACGCTTCTCCACACTGGAGGCCATCTGCGAGGCCCTGGACTGTCAGCCCGGAGACATCCTGGCATATACCGAAGAGGAGATGCCGGAGTGA